From one Lineus longissimus chromosome 3, tnLinLong1.2, whole genome shotgun sequence genomic stretch:
- the LOC135484188 gene encoding spectrin beta chain-like isoform X6: protein MTEIDTSIPTGVRWGDPNQNMQNNMTNDDWESGDNSSKLFERSRIKALADERETVQKKTFCKWVNSHLARVNCKINDLYVDLRDGHMLIKLLEVLSGERLPYPTKGKMRIHCLENVDKSLTFLNEQRVHLENMGAHDIVDGNPRLTLGLIWTIILRFQIQDITFEEADNSETKSAKDALLLWCQMKTAGYTNVNIRNFTTSWRDGLGFNALIHKHRPDLIQYEKLHKSNPMYNLENAFGVAEDRLGLTRLLDPEDVSVEHPDEKSVITYVVTYYHYFSRMKQETVHTKRIGKVVGHAVENERMMEEYESLTSDLLAWIEETITVLNDRTFSNSLQGVQQQLAQFNTYRTVEKPPKFVEKGNLEVLLFTLQSKMRANNQKPYFPSEGKMISAINKAWDKLEKAEHERELSLREELIRQEKLEQLAARFDRKAGMRETWLSENQRLVAQDNFGYDLAAVEAATKKHEAIETDINAYEERVQAVVAVANELEQETYHDIDRINARKDNVLKLWNYLLELLRARRLRLELSLSLQKIFQEMLYILDWVDEIKVRLLSEDYGKHLMGVEDLLQKHSLLEADINVVGERVKSVNGQANKFVDGEFPEVGEYRPCDAQIVTDRMSHLEAAYEELLQLAAERRSRLEDSRKMWQFYWDMADEEGWIKEKEQLMSSPDLGHDLTTVHLLLTKHKAVEDELQSRHSHLQTVIRVGEDLIEAGNFAADKIKNRIDEINTQWDNLIELAAYRRKRLLEAVDFYQFFADADDVDTWMHDTLRLVSSEDVGHDESSVQSLLKKHKDVTEELENYNSVIVALHDQAQSLGEQDRESTEVSSRLGIIDRRYQELIEFGKLRKQRLLDALSLYQLYTEADIVESWIEEKERLLATMVPGDDIEELEVIKHRFDGFEVELKSTEAKVNTVNQLARQLLQVEHPNSDQVVERQNQLNEKWLELQKIIELKRKNLGTAYGIKTFHIEVTETMTWIRDKTKLIESTDELGNDLASVMVLQRKLSGMERDLAAIQSKLDALQGEADSLADAKPEEAEAIREKFTQMTEVWTELKDMLKERDEKLNESSELQKFLQNLDHFQAWLGKTQTTIASEDIPQSLSEAEQLLNTHQQLKEEIDAYEPDYESMMEYGRKVTEGQTDAQYMFLSQRLQALDEGWHELQQMWENRQLLLSQSMNLQMLLRDGLQVEVQLSKQENFLSKEEVPSTMVGLDKQGSLEQAENMIKQHEAFITTMDANDEKVNAVLQFANRLTEENHYASEKITMKSDNIEERRNANRERAYEQLNKLKDSLLLQQFMQDCDDLADWLQDKQIAAQDETYRDAKNIHSKYMRHQAFESEVAANKDRLLKIQQDGEDLMREKPEFAPEVQERLDNLNSSWEDLETQTEDKGARLFDANRPVLYEQNIDDIDGWVKSLETEIVPDEVEEIMTENLASVNLAVMKQDQREQELLVKKQQVEKLESEAHYIKDMDPEKRMEIQRKKELIEQRFQQLQAPLVEKRTKLEKKKKYHQFLRDIEDERLWIEDKMRLASSDNYGNSLLSVQMLLKKNKSLRQEVDNHEPRIHSVCNDGREMIEDGHPQSEDFQQRIDEVMTNWDDLKNAIEKREERLGQSEVAQQYFFDASEAESWMSEQELYMMGEDRAKDENGANNMMKKHQALEKVIEDYAETVRDLGERSRDLADKDHPDSDQIGLRQSQVDKLYASLKDLSGDRKGRLDEVLKLYMMNREIEDLLQWIAEREVVAGSHELGQDYEHVTMLKDRFADFAKETEATGTERVNDANELCDQLIGIGHSDAATIAEWKDGLNEAWTDLLELMETRTQMLQASWDLHKFFHDCKDTLERIYEKQNIIPDDLGRDAKTVAALQRKHLNFEHDLITLGNQVQQIQEDAGRLITGYAGERAQDIRNREAEVVNAWRNLHVVCEFRKNKLADTSDLFRFFNMVRDLRLWMKDILRQMTTQEKPRDVSGVELLMNNHQSLKAEIDAREENFAICVNLGKDLLERKHYRQEEVREKLIQLTTERCTMMDQWEDRWDYLQLILEVYQFARDAAVAECWLMAQEPYLHNQDLGQSLEDVENLIKKHEAFEKSAATQEERFASLERLTTFELRERKKRQDAEFRSQHPELDEKTTARELRLQKLIEEFLPPPEKEPEPEPEEVKEEAVQMRAEVSLQSQSPQKREESVRIVEPESTRSRTPEKKKTPPAGATPSRGTEPVSMEPGEEVHHEGVLSRKHEWESTTKKASSRSWDKVYAVLHGKEMSFYKDQKHAKSDPNTRYHNEPAVVLDAASCSVATDYVKRHHVFRLKLNNGGEYLFQCKDDDEMNVWMTRVNSSLGDGEGPSPTRAQTLPARPESPKESKRRSFFSTLGKKK from the exons CCATACCCGACCAAAGGAAAAATGAGAATTCACTGCCTAGAAAATGTGGACAAGTCACTCACTTTTCTGAATGAGCAGCGTGTCCACCTTGAAAACATGGGTGCTCACGATATTGTTGATGGAAACCCCAGACTAACTCTGGGTCTCATTTGGACCATTATCCTCAGATTCCAG ATTCAAGACATCACATTCGAAGAAGCTGACAACAGCGAGACCAAATCAGCTAAAGACGCCCTCTTGTTGTGGTGCCAGATGAAGACTGCCGGCTATACCAATGTCAATATTCGTAACTTCACAACCAGCTGGAGGGATGGTCTTGGCTTCAATGCCCTGATCCACAAACACAGGCCTGACCTGATCCAGTATGAGAAACTCCACAAGTCCAATCCTATGTACAACTTGGAGAACGCCTTTGGCGTTGCTGAGGATAGACTTGGCCTCACCAGGCTCCTGGACCCAGAAG ATGTGAGTGTAGAGCACCCAGATGAGAAATCTGTCATCACCTATGTGGTCACCTACTACCACTACTTCTCCAGAATGAAACAAGAAACAGTCCACACCAAGCGTATTGGAAAG GTCGTTGGACATGCAGTTGAGAATGAACGCATGATGGAAGAATACGAAAGCCTGACCTCCGACCTCCTAGCTTGGATTGAAGAAACCATCACTGTCCTGAACGATCGTACCTTTTCGAACTCCCTACAGGGTGTTCAGCAGCAACTGGCGCAGTTCAACACGTACAGAACTGTTGAGAAACCGCCCAA GTTTGTAGAAAAAGGAAACCTTGAGGTGCTGCTGTTCACCCTCCAGAGCAAGATGCGAGCCAACAACCAGAAGCCGTACTTCCCCTCAGAAGGAAAAATGATATCAGCCATCAACAAGGCCTGGGACAAACTAGAGAAAGCAGAACACGAAAGAGAATTGTCTCTAAGAGAGGAACTGATAAG ACAAGAGAAACTAGAACAGCTTGCTGCCCGCTTTGACCGCAAGGCCGGTATGCGTGAGACCTGGCTGAGCGAGAACCAACGTCTTGTCGCCCAGGATAACTTTGGCTATGACCTCGCAGCCGTTGAGGCCGCCACGAAGAAACATGAAGCCATTGAAACTGATATCAATGCGTATGAGGAGAGAGTACAGGCTGTGGTTGCAGTTGCCAACGAACTGGAACAAGAGACCTACCATGATATTGATAGAATTAATGCTAG AAAAGACAATGTATTGAAACTATGGAACTACCTTTTGGAACTACTCAGAGCCCGTAGACTTAGGCTTGAATTATCCCTATCCCTGCAGAAAATATTCCAAGAAATGCTTTACATTTTGGATTGGGTGGATGAAATCAAG GTCCGCTTGTTGTCTGAAGATTATGGCAAACACTTGATGGGTGTGGAAGACTTGCTACAGAAGCATAGCCTGCTCGAAGCTGACATCAACGTCGTCGGCGAGAGAGTCAAATCTGTCAATGGCCAAGCTAACAAGTTTGTGGATGGAGAATTCCCAGAAGTTGGCG AATATCGTCCATGCGATGCCCAGATTGTCACCGACCGCATGAGCCATCTTGAAGCTGCCTATGAAGAGCTTCTCCAGCTTGCGGCCGAGCGTCGTTCCCGCCTCGAGGACTCGCGCAAGATGTGGCAGTTCTACTGGGATATGGCCGACGAGGAGGGCTGGATCAAGGAGAAGGAACAGCTGATGTCTTCACCAGATCTTGGTCACGATCTGACCACGGTGCACCTGTTATTAACCAAACACAAG GCCGTGGAAGATGAGCTCCAGTCACGTCACAGCCATCTCCAGACTGTCATCCGCGTTGGCGAGGACTTGATCGAAGCAGGCAACTTTGCCGCAGACAAGATTAAGAATCGTATTGATGAGATTAACACCCAATGGGACAACCTTATTGAACTGGCAGCATACCGTAGGAAGCGTCTCTTGGAGGCAGTCGACTTCTATCAGTTCTttgctgatgctgatgatgtggATACCTGGATGCATGATACCCTGCGCCTCGTTTCCAGTGAGGATGTTGGACATGATGAGTCTAGTGTACAGTCTCTCCTAAAGAAACACAAG GATGTCACAGAAGAACTTGAGAATTACAACAGCGTCATTGTTGCCCTACACGATCAGGCACAGAGTCTTGGTGAGCAGGACCGCGAATCCACAGAAGTGTCGTCCCGCCTTGGCATCATCGATCGTCGTTATCAAGAACTCATCGAGTTTGGCAAACTCCGCAAACAACGACTGCTCGATGCCTTGTCTTTGTATCAACTCTACACCGAGGCTGATATTGTTGAGTCTTGGATTGAAGAGAAG GAGAGGTTACTGGCCACAATGGTACCTGGTGACGACATTGAAGAGCTCGAGGTGATCAAGCACCGATTCGATGGCTTTGAGGTTGAATTGAAATCAACTGAAGCCAAGGTCAACACTGTCAACCAACTGGCAAGACAGCTTCTTCAAGTGGAGCATCCCAACTCAGACCAGGTCGTTGAAAGACAGAACCAACTCAATGAGAA GTGGCTTGAACTCCAGAAGATCATTGAATTGAAGAGAAAGAATCTTGGCACAGCATATGGCATCAAGACCTTCCACATTGAAGTCACAGAAACTATG ACTTGGATCCGTGACAAGACGAAATTGATTGAATCAACTGATGAACTCGGAAATGACTTGGCCAGTGTGATGGTGCTCCAGAGAAAGCTGAGTGGCATGGAGAGAGATCTTGCTGCCATTCAGTCAAAG TTGGATGCTCTCCAGGGAGAGGCTGACAGCCTGGCAGATGCCAAGCCAGAAGAAGCAGAAGCCATCAGAGAAAAGTTCACACAGATGACAGAAGTATGGACAGAACTCAAAGACATG TTGAAAGAACGTGACGAGAAATTGAACGAATCAAGTGAGCTTCAGAAGTTCCTCCAGAATCTTGACCACTTCCAAGCCTGGTTGGGAAAAACACAAACCACGATTGCATCGGAAGATATCCCCCAGAGTCTCTCTGAGGCAGAACAACTCTTGAAcacacatcaacagctgaaggAGGAGATCGATGCGTATGAACCAGATTATGAGAGCATGATGGAGTACGGTCGCAAGGTGACCGAGGGACAGACAGATGCCCAGTACATGTTCTTGAGCCAGAGGTTGCAGGCTCTTGATGAAGGATGGCACGAGTTGCAGCAGATGTGGGAAAACAGACAGCTGCTGCTGTCACAGAGCATGAACTTGCAG ATGTTGCTGCGTGACGGTCTTCAAGTTGAGGTCCAACTCAGCAAGCAAGAGAACTTCCTGTCTAAGGAAGAAGTGCCT AGCACCATGGTTGGACTAGACAAGCAG gGTTCATTGGAACAGGCTGAGAACATGATCAAGCAGCATGAAGCGTTCATCACCACCATGGACGCAAATGATGAGAAAGTGAATGCTGTCCTGCAGTTTGCCAATAGGCTCACTGAAGAAAATCACTACGCCTCCGAGAAAATTACCATGAAATCGGACAACATTGAAGAAAG ACGCAATGCCAACCGTGAGCGTGCTTATGAGCAGTTGAACAAGCTCAAGGATTCACTTCTGCTGCAGCAGTTCATGCAAGATTGTGATGAT CTTGCTGATTGGTTGCAAGACAAACAGATCGCGGCCCAGGATGAGACGTACAGGGATGCCAAGAATATTCACAGTAAATACATGAGACATCAAGCATTTGAATCAGAAGTTGCCGCAAACAAGGACCGTCTATTAAAAATACAGCAAGATGGTGAGGACCTCATGCGAGAGAAGCCAGAATTTGCCCCTGAGGTCCAAGAACGGTTGGACAACTTGAATTCCTCCTGGGAAGACCTGGAGACACAGACAGAAGACAAAGGCGCACGACTGTTTGATGCGAACCGGCCAGTTCTTTATGAACAGAACATTGATGATATCGATGGCTGGGTGAAGAGCCTTGAGACCGAGATTGTTCCTGATGAGGTCGAGGAAATCATGACCGAGAATCTTGCCAGTGTTAACTTGGCTGTCATGAAACAAGAT CAACGTGAACAAGAGTTGCTGGTCAAGAAGCAACAAGTTGAGAAACTAGAAAGTGAAGCCCATTATATTAAGGATATGGACCCTGAGAAGAGGATGGAAATCCAGAGGAAGAAGGAGTTGATTGAACAGAG attccaACAGCTGCAGGCTCCTCTCGTTGAAAAGAGAACTAagctggagaagaagaagaaatatcaCCAGTTCTTGCGTGATATTGAGGACGAGAGGCTGTGGATCGAGGACAAGATGAGACTAGCCTCATCTGACAATTATGGCAACAGTCTGCTTAGTGTTCAGATGTTGCTCAAGAAAAATAAG TCACTGAGACAAGAAGTTGACAACCATGAGCCACGTATTCACAGCGTCTGCAACGATGGTCGCGAGATGATTGAAGATGGTCATCCCCAGTCTGAGGACTTCCAGCAGAGAATCGATGAGGTCATGACCAATTGGGATGATCTAAAGAATGCTATTGAGAAGAGGGAGGAGAGGCTCGGACAGTCTGAGGTTGCACAACAA TACTTTTTCGATGCGTCAGAAGCAGAGTCCTGGATGAGCGAACAGGAGCTTTACATGATGGGAGAGGACCGTGCCAAAGATGAGAATGGTGCAAACAACATGATGAAGAAACATCAAGCACTAGAGAAGGTCATTGAAGACTACGCAGAAACCGTGCGAGATCTTGGAGAGAGGAGTAGAGATTTGGCGGATAAAGATCACCCAGACAG TGACCAGATTGGTTTACGCCAGTCCCAGGTTGACAAACTCTATGCCAGCTTGAAGGATTTGTCAGGAGATCGTAAAGGTCGGTTGGACGAGGTCCTCAAGCTGTACATGATGAACAGAGAAATTGAGGACCTCCTGCAGTGGATTGCCGAGCGCGAGGTGGTAGCTGGCTCTCATGAACTTGGACAGGATTATGAACATGTCACT ATGTTGAAGGATCGATTCGCAGACTTTGCCAAGGAGACAGAGGCCACAGGCACAGAGCGTGTCAATGATGCCAACGAACTTTGTGATCAACTAATTGGCATCGGTCATTCGGATGCTGCCACCATTGCTGAATGGAAAGACGGATTGAATGAAGCCTGGACCGACCTACTAGAACTCATGGAAACTAGAACCCAAATGTTACAGGCGTCTTGGGACTTGCACAAGTTCTTCCATGATTGTAAAGACACCTTGGAGAGAATTTAT GAAAAGCAGAACATTATCCCTGACGACCTTGGCAGAGATGCTAAGACCGTTGCTGCACTACAGAGGAAACACCTCAATTTCGAACATGATTTAATCACTCTTGGAAACCAG GTGCAACAAATCCAAGAGGATGCGGGCCGTCTCATCACAGGTTATGCTGGCGAGAGGGCACAAGATATCCGCAACCGGGAGGCAGAGGTTGTCAACGCATGGCGTAATCTTCATGTCGTGTGTGAATTCCGCAAAAACAAATTGGCAGACACCAGTGATTTATTCAGGTTCTTCAACATGGTGCGTGATCTGCGATTGTGGATGAAGGACATACTCCGACAGATGACAACACAGGAAAAGCCAAG AGATGTATCAGGTGTAGAATTGTTGATGAATAACCATCAGAGTTTGAAGGCTGAGATTGACGCCAGAGAAGAGAACTTTGCCATCTGTGTCAACCTTGGGAAGGACCTGTTGGAGAGGAAGCACTACCGACAAGAGGAAGTACGCGAGAAGCTCATTCAACTGACAACAGAGAGGTGTACGATGATGGATCAGTGGGAGGATCGCTGGGACTACCTTCAACTTA TCTTGGAGGTGTACCAGTTTGCCCGTGATGCTGCCGTGGCCGAGTGCTGGCTAATGGCACAAGAACCATATCTACACAACCAAGATCTTGGG CAAAGCCTTGAAGATGTCGAAAACCTTATCAAGAAGCACGAGGCATTTGAAAAATCTGCTGCCACCCAGGAAGAGCGGTTCGCATCGCTGGAGAGATTAACTACT TTCGAATTGCGGGAACGCAAGAAGCGCCAAGATGCAGAGTTCCGCAGCCAACACCCAGAGTTAGATGAAAAGACGACAGCACGAGAATTACGTCTGCAGAAGTTGATAGAAGAATTCTTACCACCTCCagaaaa GGAGCCTGAACCAGAGCCAGAAGAAGTGAAGGAGGAAGCTGTCCAGATGAGGGCAGAGGTATCGCTACAGTCCCAGTCACCCCAGAAGCGAGAAG AGTCTGTCCGAATCGTTGAACCGGAATCCACACGTTCGAGGACACCCGAGAAAAAGAAAACACCTCCTGCTGGTGCGACGCCATCTCGTGGCACAG AGCCTGTGTCGATGGAACCTGGAGAAGAAGTCCACCATGAGGGCGTGTTGTCAAGAAAGCATGAGTGGGAATCGACCACAAAGAAGGCATCTAGCCG ATCATGGGATAAGGTGTACGCTGTCCTCCATGGCAAAGAGATGAGCTTCTACAAAGATCAGAAGCACGCCAAGTCT GATCCAAACACTCGCTACCATAACGAGCCGGCAGTTGTTCTAGATGCTGCCTCGTGCAGTGTTGCCACAGACTATGTCAAGAGACACCATGTCTTCAGACTAAAACTTAACAATGGTGGAGAATACTTGTTCCAATGCAAGGATGAT GATGAAATGAATGTGTGGATGACGAGAGTGAACAGCAGTCTTGGTGATGGTGAAGGTCCCTCGCCGACACGGGCCCAGACCTTACCCGCCAGGCCTGAGTCTCCCAAAGAATCAAAGAGACGGTCGTTCTTTAGTACGCTCGGGAAGAAAAAGTGA